A region from the Onthophagus taurus isolate NC chromosome 8, IU_Otau_3.0, whole genome shotgun sequence genome encodes:
- the LOC111414241 gene encoding uncharacterized protein: MRSSSSELLLDQQEELRKRKIQELALSKRNRVQTSRSCRERALFYSTSVLAIIAITAGSSLLFLVPLYVDPAISTLASNFVTEPVNCVTTRREDLTGLANCSWSSCREGCTSDTYHCTHIYVSYNDSSANPNQTEDAVLLVNIKGCGYPPSVLCKNFTEMYGTEGTEFPCHHSQENRTVVLTHYKRDEQVAIIIHYFAVPFIITLATSVALCVMHCDCRCHPTHHKRTRRSRIHQDLSDGSISTGVDLHHAHSHHSDLVAIRPM, from the coding sequence ATGAGAAGCAGTAGCTCAGAGCTGCTTCTAGACCAACAAGAAGAACTGAGAAAACGTAAGATACAAGAGTTAGCTTTATCAAAACGTAACCGTGTCCAAACGAGCAGATCATGTAGGGAAAGGGCGCTATTTTATTCAACCAGTGTTTTGGCTATAATTGCAATAACCGCCGGCTCGTCTTTACTATTTCTCGTACCACTTTATGTTGATCCAGCTATATCAACACTTGCATCGAATTTTGTTACCGAACCTGTTAATTGTGTGACGACTAGACGTGAAGATTTAACTGGTTTAGCTAATTGTAGTTGGAGTTCTTGTAGAGAAGGTTGCACAAGTGACACATACCACTGTACGCATATCTATGTCAGCTATAATGATTCTAGTGCAAACCCCAATCAAACCGAAGATGCTGTGCTTTTAGTAAATATAAAAGGATGTGGGTATCCTCCATCGGTTCTCTGCAAAAATTTTACTGAAATGTATGGTACTGAAGGCACCGAATTTCCATGTCATCATTCTCAAGAAAATCGAACCGTGGTATTAACACATTATAAACGAGATGAACAAGTAGCTAttataatacattattttgcTGTACCATTTATAATAACTCTCGCCACATCGGTGGCTTTGTGCGTAATGCACTGCGATTGTCGATGTCATCCTACCCATCATAAACGAACCAGAAGATCAAGAATACATCAAGACCTAAGTGACGGTTCGATTAGCACCGGTGTCGATCTACATCACGCTCATAGCCATCATTCGGATCTTGTCGCCATTAGACCCATGTAA
- the LOC111414250 gene encoding transcriptional coactivator YAP1-A isoform X1 produces MALNPDESGKQVVRVDQDSETDLQALFDTVLKPDSKRPLQVPWSMRKLPDSFFNPPSTGSKSINHSRENSVDSAFGSTTGTNSSATSTGATINPVQPVHHRAHSSPASLQQTYAVGQQQQQPAPAHHHIKQRSYDVATKTEDATPLPPGWEQARTPEGQVYYLNHITRTTTWEDPRKTLATQAAAQQHQSAEQLLTTHQVTSPTQTNSTGVNGSSDVELGPLPEGWEQAQTSEGEIYFINHQTRTTSWFDPRIPQHVQRSQVLGNQWVQGPVSPQSRCDKQSKLRLQLLQMERERLKQRQQEIRRQQELMMRGSSTELQMDPFLSSFTEHTRQESADSGLGMGTTLSMPQTPEDFLENIDDNMEVSSDSHTMDTPDISLSENIDSTDDLVPSLHLGEEFPNIEDVQSLIRPENLIWL; encoded by the exons ATGGCCCTAAATCCGGATGAGTCGGGTAAACAGGTGGTAAGAGTTGATCAAGACTCCGAAACGGACCTGCAAGCTCTTTTCGATACCGTGTTGAAGCCGGATTCAAAACGTCCCCTTCAAGTGCCGTGGAGTATGCGGAAGTTGCCCGATTCGTTTTTCAACCCGCCATCGACCGGTTCGAAATCGATCAACCATTCGCGCGAGAACTCCGTTGATTCGGCATTCGGATCAACCACTGGTACAAATTCTTCAGCTACGTCAACGGGTGCAACAATTAACCCTGTACAACCAGTTCATCATAGGGCGCATAGTTCTCCAGCGTCCCTTCAACAAACATACGCTGTCGGACAGCAACAGCAACAGCCGGCCCCGGCCCATCACCACATCAAACAAAGGTCCTATGACGTTGCCACTAAGACAGAAGATGCGACCCCGTTGCCCCCCGGTTGGGAACAGGCTCGTACGCCGGAAGGTCAGGTTTATTATCTAAA TCATATCACGCGCACGACGACATGGGAAGACCCAAGGAAGACCCTGGCCACTCAGGCAGCCGCACAACAACACCAAAGCGCCGAGCAACTGTTGACAACGCATCAAGTAACATCTCCAACGCAAACAAACAGTAcag GTGTAAATGGAAGTTCGGACGTAGAATTAGGACCATTGCCGGAAGGATGGGAACAAGCACAGACGTCAGAAggtgaaatatattttataaaccaTCAAACGCGCACAACGTCATGGTTCGACCCAAGAATAC ccCAACACGTGCAACGTTCGCAAGTGCTCGGAAATCAATGGGTACAAGGTCCAGTTTCTCCCCAATCCCGATGCGACAAACAATCAAAATTGCGTTTGCAACTACTCCAAATGGAACGTGAACGTTTGAAACAACGGCAGCAGGAAATACGAAGGCAGCAAGAGTTGATGATGCGAGGAAGCAGTACCGAATTGCAAATGGACCCGTTCTTATCCAGTTTTACCGAACATACTCGTCAGGAATCGGCCGATAGCGGACTGG GTATGGGAACGACCCTCTCGATGCCGCAGACACCCGAAGACTTTCTTGAGAACATCGATGATAACATGGAGGTGAGCAGCGACAGTCACACGATGGATACACCGGATATTTCTCTCAGCGAGAACATCGATTCAACAGACGACCTCGTGCCCTCGTTGCATCTTGGCGAGGAGTTTCCGAACATAGAGGACGTCCAATCGTTGATAAGGCCTGAAAATCTTATTTGGttgtaa
- the LOC111414252 gene encoding alkaline phosphatase-like: MLIRITMGKLTVVLIAIFASTLANIIPQEHLEDDDSYMHSYEPISRGPYAIIPEETNAKYWTDLAKETIKKKLNTPINTNVAKNIIMFLGDGMSIPTLKAARVYNGQIGGFDGEGVPLSFEEFPYSGLSKTYCLNTQVPDSACTATAYLCGVKAIHGTIGVDGRVTKSDCDASLDESTHVYSIAKWSQEQGKRTGIVTTTRVTHASPAGAYAHTANRDWEAYGDGPAACPDIADQLIHGETGKNFDVILGGGRRAFIPNTLTDEEGSKGKRQDGRNLIEEWKDINGDNAHYVWNRDDLLNLPSNTSKILGLFESSHCVYNLETTDKEPSLEEMTVSAIELLSKKGDGYFLFVEGGRIDHAHHDTRAHKALDETVQFSKAIQRARDITSEEDTLIVVTSDHAHVMNVNGYANRGNNIFGVGGKGSDGIPYLTLSYGNGPGHRNDVNGARYDVSNDNTNDKNYEFPALAPLGSETHGGDDVGVFASGPWAHLFSGVIQQNVIPHTMAFAACVGDGPTACD; the protein is encoded by the exons ATGTTAATCAGAATCACCATGGGTAAGCTAACAGTTGTACTCATCGCTATTTTTGCTAGCACACTCGCAAATATTATTCCTCAAGAACATTTAGAGGATG ATGACTCTTACATGCACTCTTATGAACCAATAAGCAGAGGACCTTACGCTATCATCCCAGAAGAAACCAATGCTAAATATTGGACTGATCTAGCAAAAGAAACGATTAAGAAGAAACTTAATACACCAATAAATACGA atgtcgcaaaaaatattattatgttcCTCGGTGATGGGATGTCAATCCCCACGTTAAAAGCGGCACGAGTCTATAATGGACAAATTGGAGGATTCGATGGAGAAGGTGTTCCATTATCATTCGAGGAATTCCCATATTCAGGGTTAtctaaa ACATATTGTTTAAATACTCAAGTACCTGACTCGGCATGTACAGCAACCGCATATTTATGCGGCGTAAAAGCAATCCATGGAACAATCGGTGTTGATGGGAGAGTAACAAAAAGTGATTGTGACGCAAGTTTAGACGAATCCACTCATGTTTATTCCATAGCAAAATGGTCCCAAGAACAAGGGAAGAGAACTGGGATTGTTACCACAACAAGAGTAACCCACGCTTCTCCAGCTGGTGCTTATGCGCACACAGCTAATAGAGATTGGGAAGCTTATGGTGATGGACCGGCTGCTTGTCCAGATATAGCAGATCAACTTATTCATGGCGAAACTGGAAAAAATTTCGACGTTATCCTCGGAGGTGGCCGAAGGGCTTTCATACCAAATACTTTAACCGATGAAGAAGGTTCTAAAGGAAAAAGACAAGATGGAAGAAACCTTATTGAAGAATGGAAAGATATTAATGGAGACAACGCTCATTACGTTTGGAACAGAGACGATCTTTTGAATCTTCCTTCAaacacatcaaaaattttgggACTCTTCGAAAGCAGTCATTGCGTTTATAACTTGGAAACCACGGATAAAGAACCTTCCTTAGAAGAAATGACAGTTTCTGCTATTGAGTTGCTTTCAAAGAAAGGCGATGGTTACTTCTTGTTTGTTGAAGGCGGCAGAATCGATCACGCTCACCATGACACTCGTGCTCATAAAGCTTTAGATGAAACAGTCCAATTTTCAAAAGCCATTCAAAGAGCTAGAGATATCACCAGCGAAGAAGACACCCTTATCGTCGTTACATCCGATCATGCCCACGTTATGAACGTCAATGGTTACGCTAATAGAGGAAATAACATCTTTGGTGTCGGTGGAAAAGGATCTGATGGTATTCCTTATTTAACTCTTTCTTACGGAAACGGACCTGGACATCGCAATGATGTCAACGGAGCCAGATACGATGTATCTAATGATAACACAA atgataaaaattatgaattccCCGCTTTGGCTCCATTAGGTTCTGAAACTCATGGTGGTGATGATGTTGGCGTTTTTGCCAGTGGACCATGGGCCCATCTCTTTTCGGGCGTTATCCAACAAAACGTTATTCCTCATACCATGGCTTTTGCTGCTTGTGTAGGCGATGGACCCACGGCGTGcgattaa
- the LOC111414243 gene encoding G patch domain-containing protein 11 has product MSDNEDYMSDKFLEECTKSDVRPGLLFKQSQKRSLDQHKKSLNAKKPKSYKEQEKETREIGLNTALPSSNVGFKLLQKMGFKEGESLGKSSTGIKEPVPIIVTESSSGVGREKENKDVLAKKEELKEKNLEQKEQEFKQAISERNMMYILSRDYYKAQRACEELDSKNDILTPIKEHFWPLLTIKKLKEAENNKDNDENDNEDDNDEEEEEDEPPEEITNEKLNEIIDYLRNNYLYCLYCGFCGDDVEELNRICPGPYRIDHDDEL; this is encoded by the exons ATGTCGGATAACGAAGATTACATGTCGGATAAATTCCTTGAAGAATG CACCAAATCTGATGTAAGACCGGGGTTACTTTTCAAACAATCCCAAAAAAGATCTCTCGACCAAcacaaaaaaagcttaaacgCTAAGAAACCTAAATCGTACAAAGAACAGGAGAAGGAAACCAGAGAAATCGGTTTAAATACAGCACTCCCATCGAGTAACGtaggttttaaattattacaaaaaatgggTTTTAAAGAAGGTGAAAGTTTAGGTAAAAGTAGTACAGGGATTAAAGAACCAGTACCAATCATTGTAACAGAATCTTCTTCTGGTGTCGgtagagaaaaagaaaacaaagatgttttagcaaaaaaggaagaattaaaagaaaaaaatttggagCAAAAAGAGCAAGAATTCAAGCAAGCAATTTCTGAGAGGAATATGATGTATATATTAAGCAGAGATTATTATAAAGCACAGAGGGCTTGCGAAGAATTagattcaaaaaatgatattttaacaCCAATTAAGGAACATTTTTGGCCTTTATTAACCATTAAAAAACTGAAAGAAgctgaaaataataaagataatgatgaaaatgataacGAGGATGACaatgatgaagaagaagaagaagatgaaccTCCGGAAGAAATTACAAACGAGAAACTAAATGAAATTATAgattatttaagaaataattatttatattgtttatattGCGGGTTTTGTGGCGATGACGTCGAAGAATTAAATCGAATTTGTCCTGGACCGTATAGAATAGATCATGATGATGaattataa
- the LOC111414244 gene encoding translocon-associated protein subunit gamma: MSKHQAKGFTKEEELLLQDFSRNVSTKSSALFYGNAFIVSAVPIWLFWRIHMIDIFTSLILFCVVTAISMYLLAMAYRNTKYILKHKIAVKREDAVTREMTKKLSEDKKMSNKEKNERILWKKNEVADFEATTFSIFYNNALYLAIVIFASFYLFRSLSPAVNYTVSIGAASGLLALFSTGSQ, translated from the coding sequence atgtcgAAGCACCAAGCGAAAGGTTTTACAAAGGAAGAGGAACTTCTGTTACAAGACTTTAGCAGAAATGTATCCACGAAATCTTCAGCCCTTTTCTATGGAAACGCTTTCATCGTCTCTGCTGTCCCCATATGGCTTTTTTGGAGAATTCACATGATTGATATTTTTACATCCTTGATTTTATTCTGCGTGGTAACTGCCATTTCCATGTACTTGTTAGCTATGGCTTACAGAAACACCAAGTATATtctaaaacacaaaattgCTGTTAAACGTGAAGATGCCGTAACCAGGGAGATGACGAAAAAACTCTCTGAAGATAAGAAAATGAGCAATAAAGAAAAGAACGAACGTATTTTATGGAAGAAAAATGAAGTGGCTGATTTCGAAGCAACcacattttctattttttacaACAACGCTCTTTATTTAGCTATTGTTATTTTTGCTAGCTTTTATTTGTTCAGATCATTAAGTCCTGCTGTTAATTATACCGTTTCGATTGGTGCTGCTTCAGgacttttagctttattctcaACAGGTTCACAATAA
- the LOC111414257 gene encoding uncharacterized protein, with translation MRMFCLINNTVEAQMQYQRAWNEEQQETPPVSSAINYPTPQQSVDPQLANQQYVEQQYVDQFGLPIPQSLLGSMGTGDLLHTLSIFKNISDNESAHSKDNQNEPESEEPNRLDVPEENKDTDITVLKAYNQHKRTDSSSSSSSGMSYAGAVPEQDLVKKDESIPFRRHSDLSYNTFQPLPQDNSWMHMSQPSTSQYDATSSHYGELSQYDQNLTYGDSLHYVDPSPYIDPSLYGQSSGNDQTVPYVEESGSGNIPPYGDPVYFEELSRYMYNTFQSTPPPSVSVPPPQPSVHIPNEPGIQEILEQNLESFAPFELNTPQNPVVHFPQRTESRIVIPQARVPDQDLSNLAAAGQVARAFKPEKVFEIEGGGLTMAGYVTLEEVLDTFETDELNTLLAYTGSIDTVMVPASIKTIRKKVTSATYEYINEFVFDLMHALMNAYSYYSSLSLEPGAVAMVCYKVRFYEILMRKFPNYDFSHIESHSVSLGPLKRKEKKE, from the exons ATGCGCATGTTCTgcttaataaataatactgTCGAAGCACAAATGCAGTATCAGAGGGCTTGGAATGAGGAGCAACAAGAGACACCTCCTGTGAGTTCGGCAATAAATTATCCAACACCCCAGCAATCTGTTGACCCGCAACTTGCAAACCAGCAATATGTTGAACAACAGTATGTGGACCAATTTGGTCTACCAATTCCTCAAAGTTTGCTTGGCTCGATGGGTACTGGTGATCTTCTTCAcacattatcaatttttaaaaatatttcggaTAACGAATCTGCACACTCAAAAGATAACCAAAACGAACCTGAGAGTGAAGAACCAAACCGTTTAGATGTACCGGAAGAAAATAAGGATACAGATATCACAGTATTAAAAGCTTACAATCAACACAAAAGAACAGATTCTAGTTCGTCAAGTTCCAGCGGCATGAGCTATGCTGGTGCAGTTCCAGAACAAGATTTAGTTAAAAAGGATGAATCCATTCCTTTCAGAAgacattcagatttaagttATAACACCTTCCAACCTCTCCCGCAAGACAATTCATGGATGCACATGTCGCAGCCATCAACCTCTCAGTATGATGCAACCTCTTCTCATTATGGAGAACTTTCTCAATATGATCAAAACCTTACATATGGTGATTCCTTGCATTATGTCGATCCCTCTCCTTACATCGACCCATCTCTTTATGGTCAATCCTCTGGTAACGATCAAACCGTCCCTTATGTCGAAGAATCCGGTAGCGGCAACATCCCTCCTTACGGTGATCCGGTTTATTTCGAAGAATTATCTCGTTATA tGTATAATACGTTTCAATCAACGCCACCTCCATCTGTGAGTGTGCCACCTCCACAACCCAGTGTACATATTCCTAATGAGCCGGGAATACAAGAAATATTGGAACAAAATTTAGAATCGTTCGCACCGTTCGAGCTAAATACGCCACAAAACCCAGTCGTACACTTCCCACAAAGAACCGAGTCTCGAATAGTAATCCCACAAGCAAGAGTTCCAGATCAAGATCTCTCGAATTTAGCTGCAGCTGGACAAGTTGCACGTGCATTCaaacctgaaaaagtttttgaaatcgAAGGTGGAGGACTTACCATGGCGGGATACGTCACTCTCGAAGAAGTATTGGACACTTTTGAAACCGACGAGTTGAATACGCTGTTAGCTTACACTGGATCCATTGATACAGTTATGGTTCCCGCAAGTATAAAGACGATTCGGAAAAAAGTAACTTCTGCAACATACGAATATATTAAtgaatttgtttttgatttgatgCACGCCTTAATGAATGCTTATTCATATTATTCg TCACTATCACTTGAACCTGGAGCTGTGGCTATGGTTTGTTACAAAGTAAGATTCTACGAAATACTTATGAGAAAATTCCCCAACTACGATTTCTCCCACATTGAAAGTCACTCGGTTTCTTTGGGACCTTTgaagagaaaagaaaagaaggaATAA
- the LOC111414250 gene encoding transcriptional coactivator YAP1-A isoform X3 gives MALNPDESGKQVVRVDQDSETDLQALFDTVLKPDSKRPLQVPWSMRKLPDSFFNPPSTGSKSINHSRENSVDSAFGSTTGTNSSATSTGATINPVQPVHHRAHSSPASLQQTYAVGQQQQQPAPAHHHIKQRSYDVATKTEDATPLPPGWEQARTPEGQVYYLNHITRTTTWEDPRKTLATQAAAQQHQSAEQLLTTHQVTSPTQTNSTGVNGSSDVELGPLPEGWEQAQTSEGEIYFINHQTRTTSWFDPRIPQHVQRSQVLGNQWVQGPVSPQSRCDKQSKLRLQLLQMERERLKQRQQEIRRQQELMMRGSSTELQMDPFLSSFTEHTRQESADSGLGMYYFETHQQQ, from the exons ATGGCCCTAAATCCGGATGAGTCGGGTAAACAGGTGGTAAGAGTTGATCAAGACTCCGAAACGGACCTGCAAGCTCTTTTCGATACCGTGTTGAAGCCGGATTCAAAACGTCCCCTTCAAGTGCCGTGGAGTATGCGGAAGTTGCCCGATTCGTTTTTCAACCCGCCATCGACCGGTTCGAAATCGATCAACCATTCGCGCGAGAACTCCGTTGATTCGGCATTCGGATCAACCACTGGTACAAATTCTTCAGCTACGTCAACGGGTGCAACAATTAACCCTGTACAACCAGTTCATCATAGGGCGCATAGTTCTCCAGCGTCCCTTCAACAAACATACGCTGTCGGACAGCAACAGCAACAGCCGGCCCCGGCCCATCACCACATCAAACAAAGGTCCTATGACGTTGCCACTAAGACAGAAGATGCGACCCCGTTGCCCCCCGGTTGGGAACAGGCTCGTACGCCGGAAGGTCAGGTTTATTATCTAAA TCATATCACGCGCACGACGACATGGGAAGACCCAAGGAAGACCCTGGCCACTCAGGCAGCCGCACAACAACACCAAAGCGCCGAGCAACTGTTGACAACGCATCAAGTAACATCTCCAACGCAAACAAACAGTAcag GTGTAAATGGAAGTTCGGACGTAGAATTAGGACCATTGCCGGAAGGATGGGAACAAGCACAGACGTCAGAAggtgaaatatattttataaaccaTCAAACGCGCACAACGTCATGGTTCGACCCAAGAATAC ccCAACACGTGCAACGTTCGCAAGTGCTCGGAAATCAATGGGTACAAGGTCCAGTTTCTCCCCAATCCCGATGCGACAAACAATCAAAATTGCGTTTGCAACTACTCCAAATGGAACGTGAACGTTTGAAACAACGGCAGCAGGAAATACGAAGGCAGCAAGAGTTGATGATGCGAGGAAGCAGTACCGAATTGCAAATGGACCCGTTCTTATCCAGTTTTACCGAACATACTCGTCAGGAATCGGCCGATAGCGGACTGGGTATGTACTATTTTGAAACACACCAACAGCAATAG
- the LOC111414250 gene encoding transcriptional coactivator YAP1-A isoform X2 → MALNPDESGKQVVRVDQDSETDLQALFDTVLKPDSKRPLQVPWSMRKLPDSFFNPPSTGSKSINHSRENSVDSAFGSTTGTNSSATSTGATINPVQPVHHRAHSSPASLQQTYAVGQQQQQPAPAHHHIKQRSYDVATKTEDATPLPPGWEQARTPEGQVYYLNHITRTTTWEDPRKTLATQAAAQQHQSAEQLLTTHQVTSPTQTNSTGVNGSSDVELGPLPEGWEQAQTSEAQHVQRSQVLGNQWVQGPVSPQSRCDKQSKLRLQLLQMERERLKQRQQEIRRQQELMMRGSSTELQMDPFLSSFTEHTRQESADSGLGMGTTLSMPQTPEDFLENIDDNMEVSSDSHTMDTPDISLSENIDSTDDLVPSLHLGEEFPNIEDVQSLIRPENLIWL, encoded by the exons ATGGCCCTAAATCCGGATGAGTCGGGTAAACAGGTGGTAAGAGTTGATCAAGACTCCGAAACGGACCTGCAAGCTCTTTTCGATACCGTGTTGAAGCCGGATTCAAAACGTCCCCTTCAAGTGCCGTGGAGTATGCGGAAGTTGCCCGATTCGTTTTTCAACCCGCCATCGACCGGTTCGAAATCGATCAACCATTCGCGCGAGAACTCCGTTGATTCGGCATTCGGATCAACCACTGGTACAAATTCTTCAGCTACGTCAACGGGTGCAACAATTAACCCTGTACAACCAGTTCATCATAGGGCGCATAGTTCTCCAGCGTCCCTTCAACAAACATACGCTGTCGGACAGCAACAGCAACAGCCGGCCCCGGCCCATCACCACATCAAACAAAGGTCCTATGACGTTGCCACTAAGACAGAAGATGCGACCCCGTTGCCCCCCGGTTGGGAACAGGCTCGTACGCCGGAAGGTCAGGTTTATTATCTAAA TCATATCACGCGCACGACGACATGGGAAGACCCAAGGAAGACCCTGGCCACTCAGGCAGCCGCACAACAACACCAAAGCGCCGAGCAACTGTTGACAACGCATCAAGTAACATCTCCAACGCAAACAAACAGTAcag GTGTAAATGGAAGTTCGGACGTAGAATTAGGACCATTGCCGGAAGGATGGGAACAAGCACAGACGTCAGAAg ccCAACACGTGCAACGTTCGCAAGTGCTCGGAAATCAATGGGTACAAGGTCCAGTTTCTCCCCAATCCCGATGCGACAAACAATCAAAATTGCGTTTGCAACTACTCCAAATGGAACGTGAACGTTTGAAACAACGGCAGCAGGAAATACGAAGGCAGCAAGAGTTGATGATGCGAGGAAGCAGTACCGAATTGCAAATGGACCCGTTCTTATCCAGTTTTACCGAACATACTCGTCAGGAATCGGCCGATAGCGGACTGG GTATGGGAACGACCCTCTCGATGCCGCAGACACCCGAAGACTTTCTTGAGAACATCGATGATAACATGGAGGTGAGCAGCGACAGTCACACGATGGATACACCGGATATTTCTCTCAGCGAGAACATCGATTCAACAGACGACCTCGTGCCCTCGTTGCATCTTGGCGAGGAGTTTCCGAACATAGAGGACGTCCAATCGTTGATAAGGCCTGAAAATCTTATTTGGttgtaa
- the LOC111414249 gene encoding serine/threonine-protein kinase 3, which yields MTLHPEPIMSSKSELKKLSEESLTRQPEEVFDIICKLGEGSYGSVYKALHKESGQVLAIKQVPVDTDLQEIIKEISIMQQCDSPYVVKYYGSYFKNTDLWIVMEYCGAGSVSDIMRLRKKTLSEDEIATILCDTLKGLEYLHLRRKIHRDIKAGNILLNSEGHAKLADFGVAGQLTDTMAKRNTVIGTPFWMAPEVIQEIGYDCVADIWSLGITALEMAEGKPPYGDIHPMRAIFMIPTKPPPSFREPDKWSPEFIDFVSLCLVKNPDQRATATDLLQHEFIGNAKAPNILSTMIADAHLIRENQHRNTNIAIGAKPNTNEESDEDLAVSQTMVNCTDDGTLIPSKGGTLVNMSPSGTLVELQSDLGTMVINNDVDEQTMKRHDTGSAQGKKYRPLFLEHFDKKEAEIKQGNGVTTPQTLDSTGDVNADEQQRFQSHFHLQIVPSPQAVQQPEVRPNFQRPFSDGDFEFLKFLSYEELQQRMAILDAEMEREIDELRRRYQTKRQPILEAMDTKRKRQQNF from the exons ATGACGTTACACCCAGAACCGATCATGTCTTCCAAAAG tgaaTTGAAAAAGTTATCTGAAGAGAGTTTGACGAGACAACCAGAAGAGGTTTTTGatataatatgtaagttgGGTGAGGGCTCCTACGGGAGCGTTTATAAAGCTTTACATAAAGAATCCGGACAGGTGCTTGCAATTAAACAAGTACCTGTAGACACCGACCtccaagaaataataaaagaaatttctatAATGCAACAATGTGACAGTCCGTATGTTGTGAAATATTATGGGAGTTACTTCAAAAACACCGACCTTTGGATTGTTATGGAATATTGTGGAGCTGGTTCTGTATCGGATATAATGCGCCTACGAAAGAAAACGTTAAGCGAAGACGAGATTGCAACCATTTTATGTGATACACTTAAAGGTTTAGAATATTTACATCTGCGGAGGAAGATACATAGAGATATTAAAGCTgggaatattttattaaattctgaGGGACATGCCAAACTTGCCGACTTTGGAGTTGCGGGACAATTAACTGATACCATGGCTAAAAGAAACACCGTTATTGGTACACCGTTCTGGATGGCACCAGAAGTTATTCAAGAAATTGGTTACGATTGTGTCGCGGATATTTGGAGTTTAGGTATAACAGCGCTAGAAATGGCGGAAGGTAAACCTCCCTATGGCGATATTCATCCAATGCGAGCTATTTTTATGATACCAACAAAACCACCGCCATCATTTCGCGAACCGGACAAATGGAGCCctgaatttattgattttgttaGTTTATGTTTGGTTAAAAATCCAGATCAACGAGCTACAGCCACAGATCTTCTTCAGCATGAATTTATCGGTAACGCAAAAGCTCCAAATATTCTTAGCACAATGATAGCCGACGCGCATTTAATCCGAGAAAATCAACACCGCAATACTAATATTGCTATCGGAGCTAAACCAAATACTAATGAAGAATCTGATGAAGATCTAGCTGTCAGCCAAACGATGGTTAATTGTACGGATGATGGTACATTAATTCCTAGTAAAGGAGGAACATTAGTTAATATGTCACCTAGCGGTACTTTGGTTGAACTACAATCGGATTTAGGAACAATGGTGATAAATAATGATGTAGACGAACAAACAATGAAAAGACACGATACTGGTTCAGCACAAGGAAAAAAATACAGACCACTATTTCTAGAACATTTTGATAAGAAAGAAGCGGAAATTAAACAGGGTAACGGCGTCACGACACCACAAACATTAGACAGCACCGGTGATGTTAACGCCGATGAACAACAAAGGTTTCAAAGTCACTTTCATTTACAAATAGTGCCATCCCCTCAAGCGGTTCAACAACCGGAAGTACGACCAAATTTTCAACGACCATTTTCAGATGGcgattttgaattt ttaaaatttttgagttacgaAGAATTACAACAAAGAATGGCGATATTAGATGCAGAAATGGAGAGGGAAATAGACGAGTTAAGAAGACGATATCAAACTAAAAGACAACCTATCTTGGAAGCGATGGATACGAAACGCAAACGACAGCAGAacttttga